One window of the Mytilus galloprovincialis chromosome 14, xbMytGall1.hap1.1, whole genome shotgun sequence genome contains the following:
- the LOC143058849 gene encoding uncharacterized protein LOC143058849: MKNYRLASISCISFCHILRLIESASYTLPKENICECSTITVLLITFVVLIAGVAAYVRHLKRSHKKRIRTLMKKQVSGRGSENAQFVEIIDGIEMQPIIRDNTMKDEHVYVSSRTDSSTVSRCVNGACGNSFEFTDQDSKTDKTEINVYETDSNIRKKNIKVKHSPNKIKCHVDVNLLEENTNLKYLPHYAETHFYENDGQENVNLKFLPDTAEVHFYENDSFENMRLMSSTDKKETNFYENDGQENVKLNFFPDISKNICNENIEFNNKDNSETNFYENDGQENDIPHFSPGKAEIHFYENDGDEHVLPSPATDTAEDAFYENVRSKNKPRSFSTDKTETHYDDTKVDEKLNSACEDNLTPSSLDNTDIHCAENYSEENVKLKYVEIDFTKADNDFHRSNIDLPQNQADYINLSLKQ; this comes from the exons ATGAAGAATTATCGCCTAGcgagtatatcatgtatatcattctGTCATATTTTACGTCTCATAGAGTCTG CCAGTTATACTTTACCAAAGGAGAATATTTGTGAATGTTCCACTATCACCGTATTGCTGATAACCTTTGTGGTACTAATTGCTGGAGTGGCAGCATATGTTC gACATCTTAAAAGAAGCCACAAAAAGAG aatacgaactttaatgaaaaaacaGGTATCAGGGAGAGGTTCTGAAAATGCTCAATTTGTAGAAATAATTGACGGAatagaaatgcaacctataattCGAG ATAATACAATGAAAGACGAACATGTTTACGTATCTTCCAGAACAGATAGTTCAACTGTTTCTAGATGTGTGAATGGTGCTTGTGGAAATTCCTTTGAATTTACAGATCAAGATTCCAAAACGGATAAAACAGAAATTAATGTTTATGAAACTGACAGTAACAtcagaaagaaaaatataaaagtgAAACATTCACcgaataaaataaaatgtcatgTTGATGTAAATCTTTTAGAAGAAAATACGAATCTGAAATACTTACCACATTATGCAGAAACTCATTTTTATGAAAATGACGGTCAGGAAAATGTGAATCTGAAGTTTTTACCTGATACAGCAGAAGTTCATTTCTATGAAAATGACAGTTTTGAAAATATGCGACTTATGTCTTCTACGGATAAAAAAGAAActaatttttatgaaaatgacGGCCAAGAAAATGTGAAACTGAATTTTTTCCCGgatatttcaaaaaatatctGTAATGAAAATATAGAATTCAACAACAAAGATAATTCAGAAActaatttttatgaaaatgacGGTCAAGAAAATGATATACCGCATTTCTCACCGGGTAAAGCAGAGATTCATTTTTATGAAAATGACGGTGATGAACACGTTCTCCCTTCTCCTGCTACAGATACAGCCGAAGATGCATTTTATGAAAATGTCCGTTCGAAAAATAAGCCCCGTTCTTTTTCTACAGATAAAACAGAAACTCATTATGATGACACTAAAGTTGATGAGAAACTTAATTCTGCCTGTGAAGATAATTTGACACCTAGTTCTTTGGATAATACAGATATTCATTGTGCAGAAAATTACAGTGAGGAAAATGTTAAACTGAAATATGTTGAGATCGATTTCACCAAAGCAGATAACGATTTTCACCGGTCAAATATTGATCTACCACAGAACCAGGCAGATTACATAAACTTGTCATTAAAACAATAG